In the genome of Candidatus Eisenbacteria bacterium, the window GTCCGTGCACATGAGCTCCGCCAGCTCCAGGAAGTCCGCGACGCGGCCGGCCTTCTCGAGCGACTGGTTCAGCTCCTCCCCGCTCCCGAGCACGCGGATGTTCTTCTGGAACTCCTCGCGCAGCTCGGGGATCTTCGCGAGCGCCCGTCGCAGTCCGGCGTCCGAGCGCGCCATGCCGCACTCGTCCCACATGAGCCGGCCGAGCTCGGTGGCGAAGGCGTGCACGGTTCGTCGCCCGTGGGTCGCGAGGAGCGCCTGCGTGCGTCGATGAACCTGCTCTTCGGCCCCGCGGAACGCCGGGTGCGAGGCATCGACCTTCTCGACCTTCGCGCTGGCCACGTAGTCCGGCACGGTGGCGGGCAGGATGAAGTAGCCGTCGGACAGCCCCTGCATAAGCGCGCTCGCGCCGAGCCGATTCGAGCCCTGGTCGGAGAAGTTGGCTTCGCCGGCGACGAAGAGCCCAGGAATCGTCGACATCAGGTGGTAGTCGACCCACAGACCGCCCATGGTGTAGTGCGGAGCCGGATAGATCCGCATCGGCACGCGATAGGCATCGTCCCCCGTGATGCGCTCGTAGATCTCGAAGAGGTTGCCGTACTTCGCCTGGACATCGTCGAGCCCGAGGCGTGCGATCGCATCGGCGAAATCGAGGTAGACGCCGTGGCCGCCCGGCCCGACACCGCGACCCTCGTCGCAGACCTCCTTGGCGGCACGCGAGGCGACGTCGCGCGGCACGAGGTTGCCGAAGCTCGGGTAGCGGCGTTCGAGATAGTAGTCGCGCTCGCTCTCCGGGATGTCGTTCGCCCCGCGCGTGTCGCCCTTCTTCTTCGGAACCCAGACGCGGCCGTCGTTGCGCAGCGACTCCGACATGAGGGTCAGCTTCGACTGGTGCTCGCCCGACTGCGGGATGCAGGTCGGATGGATCTGCGTGAAGCACGGATTGCCGAAGAGCGCGCCCCTGCGATGCGCCCGCCAGATGGCGGTGCAGTTCGACGCCTTGGCGTTCGTCGAGAGGTAGAAGACGTTGCTGTAGCCGCCGGTGGCAAGCACCACGACGTCGCCGACGTGCGAACGGACTGCGCCGGTCTCGAGATTGCGCGTCACGATGCCGCGCGCCTTGCCGTCGATGACGACGAGGTCGAGCATCTCGCTCCGCGGATGCATCGTCACCGTCCCCGCCGCGATCTGGCGCTCCAGCGCCTGGTAGGCCCCGAGCAGGAGCTGCTGGCCGGTCTGGCCGCGTGCGTAAAAGGTCCGCTCGACCTGGACGCCGCCGAAGGAGCGCGTCTCGAGCAGGCCACCGTAGTCCCGGGCGAAGGGCACGCCCTGGGCGACGCACTGGTCGATGATCTCGACACTGACCTGCGCCAGCCTGTACGAGTTGGCCTCGCGGGCGCGGAAGTCGCCGCCCTTCACCGTGTCCTTGAACAGGCGGAAGATGCTGTCGCCGTCGTTGCGGTAGTTCTTGGCGGCGTTGATCCCGCCCTGGGCGGCGATCGAGTGGGCGCGGCGCGGCGTGTCGTGGAACGAGAAGCAGTGCACGTGGTAGCCCTGCTCGCCGAGCGTCGCCGCCGCGGCGGCACCGGCGAGGCCCGAGCCGACGATCAGGATGGTGTGCTTCCGCCGGTTGGCGGGATTCACGAGCTTCATCTCGGCGCGGCAGCGGTCCCACTTCTGCTCGATCGTCCCGTCGGGAATCCTCGCGTCCAGGAGCGGTTCCGGTTTCGGCGCCGAGTCCGGCCGCAGGCCTTGTCCCTCGCTGGGAAGAGTGGACATCGCATCTCTCCTTTCAACGCAGCCAGCCGACCCACACGGAGACGGG includes:
- a CDS encoding fumarate reductase/succinate dehydrogenase flavoprotein subunit, translated to MSTLPSEGQGLRPDSAPKPEPLLDARIPDGTIEQKWDRCRAEMKLVNPANRRKHTILIVGSGLAGAAAAATLGEQGYHVHCFSFHDTPRRAHSIAAQGGINAAKNYRNDGDSIFRLFKDTVKGGDFRAREANSYRLAQVSVEIIDQCVAQGVPFARDYGGLLETRSFGGVQVERTFYARGQTGQQLLLGAYQALERQIAAGTVTMHPRSEMLDLVVIDGKARGIVTRNLETGAVRSHVGDVVVLATGGYSNVFYLSTNAKASNCTAIWRAHRRGALFGNPCFTQIHPTCIPQSGEHQSKLTLMSESLRNDGRVWVPKKKGDTRGANDIPESERDYYLERRYPSFGNLVPRDVASRAAKEVCDEGRGVGPGGHGVYLDFADAIARLGLDDVQAKYGNLFEIYERITGDDAYRVPMRIYPAPHYTMGGLWVDYHLMSTIPGLFVAGEANFSDQGSNRLGASALMQGLSDGYFILPATVPDYVASAKVEKVDASHPAFRGAEEQVHRRTQALLATHGRRTVHAFATELGRLMWDECGMARSDAGLRRALAKIPELREEFQKNIRVLGSGEELNQSLEKAGRVADFLELAELMCTD